A region from the Aegilops tauschii subsp. strangulata cultivar AL8/78 chromosome 5, Aet v6.0, whole genome shotgun sequence genome encodes:
- the LOC109772272 gene encoding NAC domain-containing protein 4, producing the protein MEGSGGGGGGGGAAVSKKKSSKEGEEESLPPGFRFHPTDEELITYYLRGKIADAGFTARAITEVDLNKCEPWDLPEKAKMGEKEWYFFSLRDRKYPTGVRTNRATNAGYWKTTGKDKEIFTGQPPSTQELVGMKKTLVFYKGRAPRGEKSNWVMHEYRLHLKPASKSNKDEWVVCRIFAKSPGVKKYPSSTNAHSRSHHHPYTLDMVPQFLPTLLGHDLFGGGRGHHHPYMTPADLAELSRFARGTPGLHPHIQPHPAAAGYLNPPGPFTLSSLNLNLGGPSPQHVLHHAMPMPMGQQQQQAGGANGQAMTMEQHMAAGLGGIPAAGGDGGGFGGEGHAAGGAGMRYQNLDVDQMVERYWPGSY; encoded by the exons ATGGAAGGatcaggaggaggaggagggggagggggcgcggcggtgtcgaagaagaagagctccaaggagggggaggaggagagccTGCCGCCGGGGTTCAGGTTCCAccccaccgacgaggagctcatCACCTACTACCTCCGCGGCAAgatcgccgacgccggcttcacGGCCAGGGCCATCACCGAGGTTGACCTCAACAAGTGCGAGCCATGGGATCTCCCAG AGAAGGCGAAAATGGGAGAAAAAGAGTGGTACTTCTTCAGCCTAAGGGATCGCAAGTACCCGACCGGCGTGCGAACAAACCGTGCAACTAATGCTGGCTACTGGAAGACTACGGGGAAAGATAAGGAGATATTCACCGGGCAACCGCCATCCACACAAGAGCTAGTTGGGATGAAGAAAACCCTAGTCTTCTACAAGGGGAGGGCTCCAAGAGGCGAGAAGAGCAACTGGGTCATGCACGAGTATCGCCTCCACCTGAAGCCGGCCTCCAAATCAAACAAG GATGAATGGGTGGTGTGCCGCATCTTCGCCAAGAGCCCGGGGGTGAAGAAGTACCCGTCGAGCACCAACGCGCACTCCCGGTCCCACCACCACCCGTACACGCTGGACATGGTCCCGCAGTTCCTCCCGACGCTGCTGGGGCACGACCTGTTCGGCGGCGGCCGCGGGCACCACCACCCGTACATGACCCCCGCCGACCTGGCGGAGCTCTCGCGCTTCGCCAGGGGCACGCCGGGGCTGCACCCGCACATCcagccgcaccccgccgccgccgggtaCCTCAACCCGCCGGGCCCCTTCACGCTCTCCAGCCTCAACCTCAACCTCGGGGGCCCGTCGCCGCAGCACGTCCTCCACCACGCCATGCCGATGCCGATgggccagcagcagcagcaggcggGCGGTGCCAATGGCCAGGCGATGACGATGGAGCAGCACATGGCCGCGGGGCTCGGCGGCATCCCGGCCGCCGGAGGGGACGGCGGCGGGTTCGGCGGAGAGGGGCATGCGGCAGGGGGTGCTGGCATGAGGTACCAGAACCTGGACGTAGATCAGATGGTGGAGAGGTACTGGCCTGGTAGCTACTGA